From a region of the Helianthus annuus cultivar XRQ/B chromosome 5, HanXRQr2.0-SUNRISE, whole genome shotgun sequence genome:
- the LOC110881977 gene encoding cytochrome P450 81Q32 has product MGVELNLWITLPLLTAIYILTKHILHKLNHLPPTPFPTLPLIGHLHLLKKPLHRSLAKLSQTHRQPALFLRFGSRNVLHVASPTAAEECLSKNDVVFANRPHLLSGKYFGYNYTSLPWAPYGDHWQNLRRISAVEILSNTRLDSLADIRLDEIRSMILKFSCNKDNGPDHTVNLRSEFSGFMFNVMTRMMGGKRFYGDLDGGEVEEAKRFGDLLADTEQVISESKILDMLPNFRWLFAGKFEKRYAAVQQRRDDFMQVWIDEFRAGGLCGGEEKKKKKKTLLEILLSLQDADPEYYTDEMIKSLSQALLHGGINTSVETMEWAMTLLLNNPHVLHKAQTEIDSFVGCDRLVNEADLSKLPYLQCIIKETLRMHPTAPLLLPHESSKDCVVGGYHIPHGTMLFVNVWAIQNDPNTWESPDMFIPERFEGKESSIKVKDGLTMMPFGSGRRRCPGENLALRIVGLALASIIQCFDWKRVGVEMVDMSEAGGFTAPKAEPLVAKYQRRSIVEHLLSQI; this is encoded by the exons ATGGGAGTTGAACTCAACCTCTGGATCACCCTACCACTTCTAACAGCCATATACATCCTAACAAAACACATACTTCACAAACTCAACCATCTTCCTCCAACTCCATTCCCAACCCTCCCTCTAATCGGCCACCTCCACCTCTTAAAAAAACCGCTCCATCGCTCACTCGCAAAACTCTCCCAAACTCACCGCCAGCCGGCTCTCTTCCTCCGCTTCGGATCCCGCAACGTTCTACACGTCGCTTCCCCTACTGCGGCCGAAGAATGTTTGTCCAAAAACGACGTAGTCTTCGCTAACAGACCTCACCTTCTCAGCGGCAAATATTTCGGTTACAACTACACCTCCTTGCCATGGGCGCCTTACGGCGACCACTGGCAGAATCTCCGCCGTATATCCGCGGTGGAGATCTTATCCAACACTCGCCTTGACTCACTGGCTGACATCCGTCTGGACGAGATCAGGTCGATGATCCTTAAGTTTTCTTGTAATAAAGATAATGGTCCAGATCATACAGTTAACTTGAGATCGGAATTTTCTGGGTTCATGTTTAATGTGATGACAAGGATGATGGGAGGGAAGAGGTTTTATGGTGATTTGGATGGTGGAGAAGTGGAGGAAGCTAAGAGGTTTGGTGATTTGCTTGCGGATACCGAACAGGTGATATCAGAGTCGAAGATATTGGATATGTTGCCGAATTTCCGATGGTTGTTTGCAGGAAAGTTTGAGAAGAGGTATGCGGCTGTGCAACAGAGGCGTGATGATTTTATGCAGGTTTGGATTGATGAGTTTAGAGCGGGTGGTTTGTGTGGTggtgaagagaagaagaagaagaagaagacgttGCTTGAGATTTTACTGTCTCTACAAGATGCTGATCCGGAGTATTATACAGATGAAATGATCAAAAGCCTTTCACAG GCTCTATTACATGGAGGAATCAATACATCGGTCGAGACAATGGAGTGGGCGATGACGCTTTTACTTAACAACCCGCACGTTTTACACAAGGCGCAAACTGAAATCGACAGCTTCGTAGGATGCGATCGATTAGTGAACGAGGCCGATCTATCGAAGCTTCCATACTTGCAGTGTATCATCAAGGAGACGTTAAGAATGCACCCAACCGCGCCGTTACTTCTTCCTCATGAGTCATCCAAAGATTGTGTGGTTGGTGGTTACCATATCCCACATGGTACTATGTTGTTCGTGAATGTGTGGGCTATACAAAATGATCCAAACACTTGGGAGTCTCCCGACATGTTTATACCCGAGCGGTTTGAAGGTAAAGAATCTAGTATTAAGGTGAAAGACGGGTTGACTATGATGCCGTTTGGGTCAGGGAGGAGACGTTGCCCGGGTGAAAACTTGGCTTTGCGTATTGTGGGGTTGGCGTTAGCGTCTATCATTCAATGCTTCGATTGGAAACGGGTTGGTGTGGAAATGGTGGATATGAGCGAAGCGGGTGGGTTTACCGCACCAAAGGCTGAACCGCTAGTCGCTAAGTACCAGCGTCGTTCGATTGTTGAGCATCTTCTATCTCAGATTTAG